A genome region from Thermococcus gorgonarius includes the following:
- the alaS gene encoding alanine--tRNA ligase, giving the protein MSMDMTTRMFKEEGWIRKKCPKCGKYFWTLDPDRETCGDPPCDEYQFIGKPGIPKKYTLDEMREKFLSFFEKKGHGRVKRYPVLPRWRDDVLLVGASIMDFQPWVISGEADPPANPLTISQPSIRFTDIDNVGITGRHFTIFEMMAHHAFNYPGKPIYWMDETVELAFEFFTKELKMKPEDITFKENPWAGGGNAGPAFEVLYRGLEVATLVFMQYKKAPENADLSQVVEIKGEFYVPMETKVVDTGYGLERLVWMSHGTPTAYDAVLGYVIEPLKKMAGVEKIDEKILMENSRLAGMFDIEDMGDLRYLREQVAKRVGISVEELEKAVRPYELIYAIADHTKALTFMLADGVIPSNVKAGYLARLLIRKSIRHLRELGLEIPLAEIVAMHIKELSPTFPEFKEMEEVILDIINVEEKRYQETLKRGSDLVKREIAKLKKKGINEIPLEKLILFYESHGLTPEIVKEVAKKEGVKVEIPDNFYTLVAKQAEKTEKKTAGEYVVDFELVKDLPDTRTLYYEDPFMKEFDAEVFRVIDDWVVLNQTAFYPEGGGQPYDTGVLVVDGEEVKVTNVQKVGKVILHKVEKPELFKVGAKVHGRLDWDRRIQHMRHHTGTHVLMGALVRVLGKHVWQAGSQLHTDWARLDISHYKRITEEELREIERLANRVVMENRKVTWEWLPRTEAEQKYGFRLYQGGVVPGRVIRVLKIEDWDVQACGGTHLPNTGLIGPIKILRTERIQDGVERIIFAAGEAAVNWMQETERILKKTAEIFRVPPEKVPETAERFFNEWKQAKKEVEKLRKELAKLLVYELESEVEKVGEIEFIGRVVEGTIDDLREAANKLRKDKRVIVLITREGHFVVAVGDGLDIKAGELAKVITSVAGGGGGGRKELAQGRIKNPLKAEEAIEEVKKRLG; this is encoded by the coding sequence ATGAGCATGGACATGACCACGAGGATGTTTAAAGAAGAGGGATGGATAAGAAAGAAGTGCCCAAAGTGCGGCAAATACTTCTGGACGCTCGACCCCGATAGGGAGACCTGCGGCGACCCGCCGTGTGACGAGTACCAGTTCATCGGAAAGCCAGGCATTCCAAAGAAGTACACCCTCGACGAGATGCGCGAGAAGTTCCTGAGCTTCTTCGAGAAGAAGGGCCACGGAAGAGTTAAGCGCTATCCCGTCCTTCCGCGCTGGCGTGATGACGTTCTCCTTGTCGGCGCTTCAATCATGGACTTCCAGCCCTGGGTCATAAGCGGCGAAGCTGACCCTCCGGCGAACCCGCTCACAATAAGCCAGCCGTCGATAAGGTTCACGGACATAGACAACGTCGGAATAACCGGCAGGCACTTCACGATATTCGAGATGATGGCCCACCACGCCTTCAACTACCCGGGCAAGCCTATCTACTGGATGGACGAGACCGTTGAGTTAGCTTTCGAGTTCTTCACCAAGGAGCTCAAAATGAAGCCCGAGGACATAACCTTCAAGGAGAACCCCTGGGCAGGTGGTGGAAACGCCGGTCCGGCTTTCGAGGTGCTCTACCGCGGTCTTGAGGTGGCTACGCTCGTCTTCATGCAGTACAAGAAGGCTCCCGAAAACGCCGACCTGAGCCAGGTCGTCGAGATAAAGGGCGAGTTCTACGTTCCAATGGAGACAAAGGTCGTTGACACCGGCTACGGTCTCGAGAGGCTTGTCTGGATGAGCCACGGAACGCCGACGGCTTACGACGCGGTCTTAGGCTACGTTATCGAACCCCTTAAGAAGATGGCCGGAGTTGAGAAGATAGACGAGAAAATCCTGATGGAGAACTCCCGCCTCGCTGGAATGTTCGACATCGAGGACATGGGCGACCTTCGCTATCTGAGGGAGCAGGTTGCCAAAAGGGTTGGGATAAGCGTCGAAGAGCTTGAGAAAGCTGTAAGGCCCTACGAGCTCATCTACGCCATAGCCGACCACACCAAGGCCTTAACATTCATGCTAGCCGATGGAGTGATTCCGTCCAACGTCAAAGCGGGCTACCTCGCGAGGCTCCTCATAAGGAAGAGCATAAGGCACCTCCGCGAGCTCGGCCTTGAGATACCGCTCGCTGAAATCGTCGCTATGCACATAAAGGAGCTTTCTCCAACGTTCCCAGAGTTCAAGGAGATGGAAGAGGTTATCCTCGACATAATCAACGTCGAGGAGAAGCGCTACCAGGAAACGCTGAAGAGGGGAAGCGACCTCGTGAAGCGCGAAATAGCGAAGCTCAAGAAGAAGGGCATCAACGAGATCCCGCTGGAGAAACTCATTCTGTTCTACGAGAGCCACGGTCTGACACCAGAGATAGTCAAAGAGGTAGCGAAGAAGGAAGGTGTCAAGGTCGAGATACCCGACAACTTCTACACTCTCGTCGCCAAGCAGGCCGAGAAGACCGAGAAAAAGACGGCTGGGGAATACGTCGTTGACTTCGAGCTGGTGAAGGATTTACCGGACACGAGGACGCTCTACTACGAGGACCCGTTTATGAAAGAGTTCGATGCTGAGGTGTTCAGGGTCATAGACGACTGGGTAGTCCTCAACCAGACGGCATTCTATCCGGAAGGCGGAGGCCAGCCCTACGACACGGGCGTTCTGGTGGTTGATGGCGAGGAAGTCAAGGTTACAAACGTCCAGAAGGTCGGAAAGGTCATCCTGCACAAGGTCGAGAAGCCGGAGCTCTTTAAGGTGGGAGCCAAAGTCCACGGAAGGCTCGACTGGGACAGGAGAATCCAGCACATGCGCCACCACACCGGAACGCACGTCCTCATGGGTGCACTTGTTCGCGTTTTAGGAAAGCACGTCTGGCAGGCTGGTTCGCAGCTCCACACCGACTGGGCCCGCCTGGATATATCCCACTACAAGCGCATAACCGAGGAGGAGCTGAGGGAGATAGAGCGCCTCGCCAACAGGGTTGTGATGGAGAACAGGAAGGTCACCTGGGAGTGGCTCCCGAGGACGGAGGCAGAGCAAAAGTACGGCTTCCGCTTATATCAGGGTGGAGTCGTTCCGGGAAGAGTTATCAGGGTTCTGAAGATAGAGGACTGGGACGTCCAGGCCTGCGGTGGAACGCACCTGCCTAACACTGGCCTTATCGGCCCGATAAAGATTCTAAGGACCGAGAGAATACAGGACGGCGTGGAGAGGATAATCTTCGCGGCTGGAGAGGCCGCGGTAAACTGGATGCAGGAGACAGAGAGGATACTCAAGAAGACCGCCGAGATATTCCGCGTGCCGCCGGAGAAAGTGCCTGAGACGGCCGAGAGGTTCTTCAACGAGTGGAAGCAGGCCAAGAAAGAAGTCGAGAAGCTGAGGAAAGAACTGGCGAAGCTCCTCGTCTACGAGCTTGAAAGCGAGGTCGAGAAGGTTGGCGAGATAGAGTTCATCGGCAGGGTAGTCGAGGGGACGATAGACGACCTCCGCGAGGCTGCCAACAAGCTCAGGAAGGACAAGCGTGTTATCGTCCTCATTACTAGAGAGGGGCACTTCGTCGTTGCGGTCGGAGACGGCCTTGATATCAAGGCCGGCGAGCTGGCGAAGGTAATAACGAGCGTCGCCGGAGGTGGCGGCGGCGGAAGGAAAGAATTAGCGCAGGGAAGAATCAAGAACCCGCTCAAGGCCGAGGAGGCCATTGAAGAGGTGAAGAAGAGGCTCGGCTGA
- a CDS encoding DUF5305 family protein, which produces MSPGGHSSGFFFRKYGVPLAVFLFLIALYSAHAYLTTPTSLHKTRTVTQDLYSWMGQVNGKGIVGESNPLWPEGSLVSLPIYPVDVFPESRLEFSFNVSGRNVHLQFNRTLKVVYYIAYDKDRIFEATYATLSKSGSGSGFSDSITLNVTDLYRQLEAASSYLRLPKESAGVDVIGEVSYSGTVDGIPVKGNQKLRGEITFPYQGFYSIKGDSQNSTMTTSKKVPYTVRVNQKKRTAYKTLALVSAVGGVLSLGLWFGNRKMEIPEEFLEHIEQERKYRKWISRGRLENFVPYIKIRADTLEDLVNAAIDMNERVIYDESSGVYFFVKEGIMYYYPEPEGLRKNQNLN; this is translated from the coding sequence ATGTCACCCGGAGGGCATAGCTCGGGTTTCTTTTTCAGGAAATACGGAGTGCCCCTCGCGGTGTTCCTGTTTCTGATTGCTCTCTACTCGGCCCACGCATATCTGACGACCCCTACCAGCCTCCACAAAACGAGAACCGTTACCCAGGACCTCTACTCCTGGATGGGACAGGTCAATGGAAAGGGCATTGTCGGTGAGAGCAATCCCCTCTGGCCGGAGGGCTCTCTGGTCTCCCTTCCAATATACCCTGTGGATGTGTTTCCTGAGAGCAGGCTGGAGTTCTCTTTCAACGTTTCTGGCAGGAACGTTCACCTTCAGTTCAACAGAACGCTGAAGGTGGTGTACTACATCGCATACGACAAAGACCGAATATTTGAGGCCACGTACGCGACTCTCTCCAAAAGCGGGAGTGGGAGTGGCTTCAGCGACTCCATAACGCTAAACGTAACGGATCTCTACAGACAGCTTGAAGCGGCAAGCTCCTACCTGAGGCTCCCGAAGGAAAGTGCGGGAGTTGATGTAATCGGGGAAGTCAGTTACTCCGGCACTGTGGACGGCATCCCGGTGAAGGGCAACCAAAAGTTAAGGGGTGAGATAACCTTTCCCTACCAGGGGTTCTACTCGATAAAGGGCGACTCCCAAAACTCCACCATGACGACGTCAAAAAAAGTTCCCTACACCGTTCGAGTCAACCAGAAAAAGCGCACAGCATACAAGACTCTTGCTCTGGTCTCTGCCGTGGGCGGGGTGCTTTCACTAGGACTTTGGTTCGGGAATAGAAAGATGGAAATCCCTGAAGAGTTCCTGGAACACATCGAACAGGAGAGGAAGTACAGGAAGTGGATAAGCAGGGGGCGCCTTGAGAACTTTGTCCCGTACATCAAAATACGGGCCGATACGCTCGAAGACCTCGTAAACGCGGCGATAGACATGAACGAAAGGGTCATATACGATGAAAGTTCTGGCGTGTACTTTTTCGTAAAAGAGGGCATAATGTATTACTACCCCGAACCAGAGGGTCTCAGGAAGAACCAAAACCTTAATTAG
- a CDS encoding signal peptidase I yields MKIRSIILLVIILLLLPVIPYLTRLTPMVVLSGSMIPYFNPGDIVLLEKTDPAQVEVGDVVAFHPPNSKDETTFVTHRVVDIVEENGTRYFKTKGDNNGDEDPFLVPQENVYGKAVFSIPKLGFLTRHNPDKRARFLFYLFTILVPGMAVVLTELPKILHYSPKLDRQLIRLSLVRARSREVVLFPRLGGVFLVSLIFFTLLLSPSIEDGRNTGRLPVLVLRRGVPDYELIRPGEELVGDYDYAVNSVLPVMWVVRLYEVNPFILRGLNLILSLAITILAFPLWLKEEPNFRIVRRRNKYVTRRA; encoded by the coding sequence GTGAAGATCCGTTCGATTATTCTCCTGGTTATCATCCTACTCCTCCTTCCGGTCATTCCCTACCTCACGAGGCTCACTCCCATGGTTGTTCTGAGCGGCTCAATGATTCCCTACTTCAACCCCGGCGATATAGTTCTGCTCGAGAAAACAGACCCGGCGCAGGTTGAGGTTGGGGACGTCGTGGCCTTTCACCCGCCCAACTCGAAAGACGAGACGACCTTCGTGACCCACCGCGTGGTTGATATCGTTGAGGAGAACGGGACGCGCTATTTCAAGACCAAGGGTGACAACAACGGCGATGAAGATCCCTTTCTGGTTCCGCAAGAGAACGTTTACGGAAAGGCGGTTTTCTCGATACCCAAGCTCGGCTTCCTGACCCGGCACAACCCCGACAAGAGGGCAAGGTTTCTTTTCTACCTCTTCACGATTCTGGTTCCTGGAATGGCCGTTGTCCTTACCGAGCTCCCCAAGATCCTCCACTACTCCCCCAAACTGGACCGGCAGCTGATCAGGCTCTCCCTCGTGAGGGCGAGATCAAGGGAGGTCGTGCTGTTTCCAAGGCTTGGAGGAGTGTTTCTGGTGTCCCTGATATTCTTCACTCTCTTGCTGTCCCCTTCCATTGAGGACGGTAGAAACACCGGAAGGCTCCCAGTCCTTGTTCTCAGGAGAGGAGTTCCGGATTACGAACTGATTCGGCCTGGGGAGGAACTCGTGGGGGATTATGACTACGCGGTTAACTCGGTTCTCCCGGTAATGTGGGTAGTGCGCCTCTACGAGGTCAACCCTTTTATACTAAGAGGGCTCAACCTTATACTATCCCTAGCCATAACTATATTGGCGTTCCCCCTCTGGTTAAAGGAGGAACCAAACTTTAGAATCGTTCGGAGGAGGAATAAGTATGTCACCCGGAGGGCATAG
- a CDS encoding SipW-dependent-type signal peptide-containing protein, producing MKRLLTLIVIISSVLSLYSYYGTFSYFSDIETIENVTIKAGTWTPEVEVLYPNPILVLHCGGSRGDLSFNVTPRGWKDTAGEVIGPPRGGTECWGSSCKGVLTNVWIRSVGGNATLRKVSISWSGGGELERFWIGCCRIGRIGQTSPAVFTVNKMLKEGIWYPIAFEFKGMELRESYSFTITFFFDGNYTRTISFRLGG from the coding sequence ATGAAGAGACTGTTAACATTGATAGTCATTATATCATCAGTTCTCTCCCTCTACTCCTACTATGGCACCTTTTCCTACTTCTCTGACATCGAAACAATAGAGAACGTAACCATAAAGGCCGGGACTTGGACGCCTGAAGTTGAGGTTCTATACCCCAATCCCATTCTGGTTCTGCACTGCGGGGGAAGTCGGGGTGATTTGAGCTTTAACGTGACTCCTCGGGGCTGGAAGGACACAGCAGGCGAAGTGATAGGGCCCCCTCGCGGCGGAACGGAGTGCTGGGGATCCTCGTGCAAGGGGGTTCTCACCAACGTATGGATCCGCTCCGTCGGAGGCAACGCCACCCTGAGGAAAGTCTCAATCAGCTGGAGCGGTGGAGGAGAGCTGGAGAGGTTCTGGATAGGGTGCTGCAGGATCGGGAGAATAGGCCAGACCTCCCCCGCGGTCTTCACGGTGAATAAGATGCTCAAGGAAGGGATATGGTACCCGATAGCCTTCGAATTCAAGGGGATGGAGCTCAGGGAGAGCTACTCCTTCACGATAACGTTCTTTTTTGACGGGAACTACACCAGAACCATCAGCTTCAGACTCGGGGGGTGA
- a CDS encoding TasA family protein, whose translation MKSIAVALLLIGLVFAGAGYGTWAIYQDTETSEGNSIELGTLDLVLTDGVPVANGQWFIPNAVPGSLYNGDIKIINNGTVDADHVEIAIELVCWEDDDGNIDNGRAWGPEPDEVNGVGDLPQEIKVNMQYREEWIGPSATLQLENGAALGDVVYNVYNLPAPPRVNGDVNDALWNKKYGQFDMYLWIEDTGQPQNYWQGDVCEIIVHVALAQDSSQQILSPYGFTEYPVPVLPE comes from the coding sequence ATGAAAAGCATTGCAGTGGCTCTCCTCCTCATCGGCCTTGTCTTTGCAGGGGCCGGCTACGGCACGTGGGCAATTTACCAGGACACCGAGACCAGTGAAGGAAACTCCATAGAGCTGGGAACGCTTGACCTCGTGCTGACCGATGGTGTTCCTGTAGCAAATGGGCAGTGGTTTATTCCCAACGCCGTTCCGGGGTCATTGTATAATGGGGATATCAAAATAATAAACAACGGCACGGTTGATGCCGACCACGTGGAGATAGCAATTGAGCTTGTGTGCTGGGAAGACGACGATGGCAACATCGATAACGGCCGGGCATGGGGCCCAGAACCGGATGAAGTAAACGGTGTAGGAGACCTTCCGCAGGAAATTAAAGTGAACATGCAGTACAGAGAAGAGTGGATTGGCCCTTCGGCGACACTTCAGCTAGAGAATGGCGCTGCGCTGGGAGATGTAGTATACAACGTGTACAACCTCCCCGCGCCGCCCAGGGTAAACGGAGATGTGAATGACGCACTATGGAATAAAAAATATGGGCAGTTTGACATGTATCTCTGGATAGAGGACACCGGACAGCCTCAGAACTACTGGCAGGGCGATGTGTGCGAGATAATCGTCCACGTTGCACTAGCGCAGGATTCAAGCCAGCAGATACTGAGCCCCTATGGGTTCACAGAATATCCAGTTCCAGTGCTGCCTGAGTGA
- a CDS encoding TasA family protein: MKAVFVAMLLVGLVAVGVGAGTWAYFSDTETSSGNYIQAGTLDLEVSGVGQFHTSQVVGGVGGDGIAPGDSDSWDITIHNAGSVDGTLTATFKNYVYTTEGSSTDPDITGTSDLRDVTYITMTLGGNPVDLSSYDTNGDTHVSLSELENQQIDLGALAHGTSETLTITWTIDPNADNGIQGDKIQFDIEFYLEQS; encoded by the coding sequence ATGAAAGCCGTGTTTGTTGCTATGTTGTTGGTCGGCCTTGTGGCCGTAGGAGTAGGAGCAGGAACTTGGGCCTACTTCAGCGACACCGAGACGAGCAGCGGGAACTACATCCAGGCTGGAACCCTTGATCTGGAAGTTAGTGGAGTCGGGCAGTTCCACACATCTCAAGTTGTTGGAGGAGTTGGAGGAGACGGCATTGCCCCTGGCGACTCGGACAGCTGGGACATAACCATACACAATGCAGGAAGCGTTGACGGAACCCTAACCGCGACATTTAAGAACTATGTTTATACTACTGAAGGCTCCTCTACAGACCCTGACATTACTGGAACGAGCGACCTTAGGGATGTTACCTACATCACGATGACCCTGGGCGGAAACCCTGTCGATCTGAGCAGCTATGACACCAACGGAGACACCCATGTATCCCTGAGTGAGCTTGAGAACCAGCAGATTGACCTTGGAGCTCTCGCCCACGGGACTAGCGAGACCCTTACCATTACGTGGACGATTGACCCGAACGCCGACAACGGAATACAGGGTGACAAGATACAGTTTGACATCGAGTTCTACCTCGAGCAGAGCTGA
- a CDS encoding winged helix-turn-helix domain-containing protein produces the protein MRRSKVEIIADIIRSTNGVGATKTQIVYRANLNFKLATKYLEHLLESGYIQEAERNGRKVFVSTEKGQAFLRKFFEIARDLDAFL, from the coding sequence ATGAGAAGGTCGAAAGTTGAGATTATAGCTGACATAATCAGGTCCACGAACGGTGTCGGGGCCACCAAAACCCAGATAGTTTACAGGGCAAACCTGAACTTTAAGTTAGCCACCAAGTATCTGGAACACCTCCTGGAAAGTGGTTATATCCAGGAAGCAGAACGGAATGGGAGGAAAGTTTTTGTCTCAACTGAAAAGGGACAAGCCTTCCTGAGGAAGTTCTTCGAAATAGCAAGGGATCTGGACGCTTTCCTTTGA
- the hisS gene encoding histidine--tRNA ligase, with protein MKIERVKGTRDFLPGEMAKRRWVFERIREVFERYNFHEVLTPTFEYTELFKLRSGEEVVKQLYAFLDKGGRDISLRPDMTSSVARLYVNQFQTAPKPIKWYYMANMFRYEEPQSGRYREFWQAGVELIGSDKVEADAEVIALFVESYLATGLEDFTVNIGDRILLDEFAKMLGVKDDIGLMRLIDKKDKLSREEFIKALEDFGLSDDGVEKVLSLIEIKGEPDEVLPKAEELFTSDEAKAEIKRLYQLVDLLDAYGVSKWIRIDLGIARGFDYYTSVVFEAIAPNDLGIGSIGGGGRYDNLIEVFGGKPTPATGFAIGIERLIPILEWKGLIPEPKLRPDVYVIPIGEDLEVKKAAIEIVSAMRMAGVKADVELTGRKIGKALDYAGRLGVPYVVLIGKRDLAEGKVTIRDMGSGEQKAVEKEKVVEEILGLLGL; from the coding sequence ATGAAAATTGAGCGCGTTAAGGGGACGAGGGACTTTCTCCCTGGGGAGATGGCGAAGAGACGGTGGGTCTTCGAGAGAATCCGCGAGGTCTTTGAGCGCTACAACTTTCACGAGGTCCTCACGCCGACTTTCGAATACACAGAGCTTTTCAAGCTGAGAAGCGGTGAGGAGGTCGTTAAACAGCTCTACGCCTTCCTCGACAAGGGCGGGCGAGACATCTCGCTTAGACCGGACATGACATCGAGCGTGGCAAGGCTCTACGTTAACCAGTTCCAGACCGCTCCAAAGCCGATAAAATGGTACTACATGGCCAACATGTTCCGCTATGAGGAACCCCAGAGCGGCAGGTATAGGGAGTTCTGGCAGGCCGGCGTTGAGCTCATCGGGAGCGATAAGGTTGAGGCCGATGCAGAGGTCATAGCGCTCTTCGTCGAGAGCTACCTCGCGACGGGTTTAGAGGACTTCACAGTCAATATTGGCGACAGGATTCTGCTCGACGAGTTCGCCAAGATGCTCGGCGTTAAGGATGATATCGGTCTAATGAGGCTCATAGACAAGAAGGACAAGCTCTCAAGGGAGGAGTTCATTAAGGCCCTTGAGGACTTCGGGCTAAGCGACGACGGTGTTGAGAAGGTTCTATCGCTGATTGAAATCAAAGGCGAGCCGGATGAGGTTCTTCCCAAGGCTGAGGAGCTCTTTACGAGCGATGAAGCAAAAGCGGAGATTAAACGCCTTTATCAACTAGTGGATCTTCTCGATGCTTACGGCGTCTCCAAGTGGATAAGGATAGACCTCGGAATAGCGCGGGGTTTTGACTACTACACGAGCGTCGTCTTCGAGGCGATAGCACCGAACGACCTTGGAATCGGCTCGATCGGAGGCGGTGGCAGGTATGACAACCTCATAGAGGTCTTCGGCGGAAAACCAACTCCAGCAACGGGCTTCGCCATAGGAATCGAACGCCTGATTCCCATCCTGGAGTGGAAGGGCCTTATACCAGAGCCAAAGCTCAGGCCGGACGTCTACGTCATTCCCATAGGAGAAGACCTCGAAGTCAAAAAAGCCGCTATTGAGATCGTTTCAGCGATGAGGATGGCAGGAGTTAAAGCGGACGTTGAGCTCACCGGCAGAAAGATAGGCAAGGCCCTCGACTACGCAGGAAGGCTTGGCGTTCCCTACGTCGTCCTCATCGGAAAGAGGGATCTGGCCGAGGGCAAGGTAACTATAAGGGACATGGGCAGCGGTGAACAGAAGGCGGTTGAGAAGGAAAAGGTTGTAGAGGAAATCCTCGGATTACTTGGACTTTAG
- a CDS encoding MarC family protein, translating into MSELSTILSSALLMLIMIDPSDKILLVTFLREDFHIEDIKALIIRANLIGFLLLASFAIAGQIILQEIFHIDINALKVAGGFVLFKIGLEALEGGGMFTLKREKDILALAAVPVAMPLIAGPAAITAVITLTAEYGYVVSLSATAIAIAIVALSMFVALYMMKSVNKTFLSVTIRIIGLFIMAIGAQMMVEGVVGIYLLMTSAGG; encoded by the coding sequence ATGAGCGAGCTCTCCACGATACTCAGTTCGGCACTGCTCATGCTCATCATGATTGACCCGAGCGACAAGATACTCCTCGTTACCTTCCTGCGCGAGGACTTTCACATAGAGGACATAAAGGCCCTTATAATCCGGGCGAACCTCATAGGCTTTCTTCTCCTTGCGAGCTTCGCGATAGCAGGTCAGATAATCCTGCAGGAGATATTCCACATCGACATAAACGCACTCAAGGTAGCTGGCGGCTTCGTCCTGTTTAAGATAGGCCTTGAGGCACTTGAAGGCGGTGGAATGTTCACCCTCAAGAGGGAGAAGGATATACTGGCCCTAGCGGCCGTTCCAGTCGCGATGCCCCTCATAGCTGGTCCAGCCGCGATAACAGCTGTCATAACCCTAACGGCCGAATACGGCTATGTGGTTTCCCTCTCGGCAACAGCCATAGCGATAGCAATCGTGGCCCTCTCGATGTTTGTAGCCCTCTACATGATGAAATCGGTGAACAAAACGTTCCTCAGCGTGACGATAAGGATAATAGGTCTCTTCATAATGGCCATTGGGGCCCAGATGATGGTTGAGGGTGTCGTTGGAATATACCTCTTAATGACCTCGGCTGGAGGATAA
- a CDS encoding cation:proton antiporter codes for MEILLLIAIMLATAKVMGYLFEKIGQPVVLGQIFGGLLIGIFFETNPVIGEFANLGVLLLLFIAGLESELEEFKRVGKQSVIVAGLGVVVAFLLGFSVAYFFVPFHEAILYGALMTPTSVSITVKVLMELRRLNTKEGTTILAAAVVDDVLGILVLTIAISIVRGGRVNYANLAEVVISVSLLLFFFLYFGPELAERIFRYISRVDLPEVETSFALVFLIVFAFLAEHLNLASILGAYLTGLALGQSSKKKAIMEHMNVLGYSLFIPLFFVEIGMRIELSYILHAGLFAVLYTIAAVLSKVIGCGIGAKIAGFDWFPSLRIGVGMIPRMGVELAMLSVAMASGIVGGDALTVAILMVFTTTIITPPLLKWIYSK; via the coding sequence ATGGAGATACTCCTCCTGATAGCCATAATGCTTGCAACGGCGAAGGTCATGGGATACCTCTTCGAGAAAATAGGCCAGCCTGTGGTTCTCGGCCAGATATTCGGTGGCCTTTTGATTGGGATATTCTTTGAGACCAACCCCGTAATCGGCGAGTTTGCAAACCTCGGTGTTTTGCTTCTTCTCTTTATAGCAGGCCTTGAGAGTGAGCTTGAAGAGTTCAAGCGCGTGGGGAAGCAGAGCGTTATCGTTGCAGGCCTCGGCGTGGTTGTTGCGTTTCTTCTTGGCTTTTCCGTTGCCTACTTTTTCGTGCCTTTTCACGAGGCGATACTTTACGGTGCACTTATGACGCCCACAAGTGTAAGCATAACCGTCAAGGTTCTCATGGAGCTCAGAAGGCTGAACACAAAAGAGGGAACGACGATTTTGGCAGCAGCGGTCGTCGACGACGTCCTTGGAATTCTTGTTCTGACCATAGCAATTTCGATAGTAAGGGGTGGCCGGGTCAACTACGCGAATCTCGCGGAGGTTGTAATATCGGTCTCCCTCCTGCTGTTCTTTTTCCTCTACTTCGGCCCGGAGCTGGCGGAGAGGATCTTCAGGTACATTTCAAGGGTGGACCTTCCCGAAGTGGAGACGTCCTTTGCGCTGGTATTTCTCATCGTCTTTGCTTTCTTAGCCGAACACCTCAACCTCGCCTCAATCCTCGGCGCTTACCTAACGGGCCTCGCCCTCGGTCAGAGCTCGAAGAAAAAGGCGATAATGGAGCACATGAACGTCCTCGGCTACTCCCTCTTCATCCCTCTCTTCTTCGTTGAAATCGGAATGAGGATAGAGCTCTCATACATACTCCACGCGGGCCTCTTCGCGGTTCTCTACACGATAGCGGCCGTTCTCAGCAAGGTCATCGGCTGTGGAATCGGTGCAAAGATAGCGGGCTTTGACTGGTTCCCCTCCCTGAGAATTGGGGTGGGCATGATACCGAGGATGGGTGTAGAACTCGCAATGCTCTCGGTTGCAATGGCGAGCGGTATCGTTGGCGGCGACGCGCTCACGGTGGCCATACTAATGGTCTTCACGACGACCATCATAACGCCGCCGCTTTTGAAGTGGATATACTCCAAATAG